A stretch of DNA from Cygnus atratus isolate AKBS03 ecotype Queensland, Australia unplaced genomic scaffold, CAtr_DNAZoo_HiC_assembly HiC_scaffold_42, whole genome shotgun sequence:
tttttttcccccttttttaacAGGCAATCCAGAAGGGTAACATGGAAGTTGCACGAATACATGCAGAAAATGCAATCCGACAGAAGAATCAAGCAATTAATTTCTTGCGCATGAGTGCCAGAGTAGATGCTGTAGCAGCAAGAGTTCAGACTGCAGTGACAATGGGCAAAGTAAGTCAATTTTAACAAATCTGTTGAAAGAATGAAACCTCTGATCCTCTTAGAAATAACTTAATTCTGCCTATAATGAGTTGAAAAGTTTGAGTTTTTCAGACGTAGCCTTCAGTAAATCAGGTACTGGAATTCTCCTGGCAGTTGCCCTTTAGAAATAGGTTGCTATCCTCCATGTTTTTAGCTTGTAACTCCTCTTGCTTGTTGTTACTCGTGCTCCTAAGGAGATTCTGTTCCCCTTCCAAATACATACAATCCTACATGTGTAGAACTAGTgattcctgaaatatttttagctcAGGTAGTCTGTTAAGGTACCTTGCTgtactgctctgcagccagagagGCTGTTCTGCCATATGATTTGTGTACCAATTATATCCCTTACCACTTGACAGGTTTTGGGACCCTCAAAAGTTAATGCCATGTAGACCTTAGTTTTTAGTGAGTTTCTGTTCAGAATGCATATTTCAAGCAAATGAGTCGATTTATAAAACTTCAAATGGTAGGAGCCTTAAAGTGATATGTGAGATGGAAGTAACGTGTGCACTGCTATTTGATACTGTAGAAACTGGACAGAAATAAGAGAACTTGGTaagaaactatttatttttctttgtgtaatacatttcttttgtctCATTTCAGGTAACGAAGTCAATGGCGGGGGTAGTTAAGTCTATGGATGCCACTTTGAAGAGCATGAACTTGGAAAAGGTAAATAGAAACCCTTCATGGAGACGCGCATCAAAAGCGGAAAGGGAAACGTGCACAAGTTTTTAAAAGGGGGGATTtcaaattaaagggaaaatgttttgcagtgGATGTGGTAGATCTGGGTACAGGTTGCCCATGACAGTGTGTTGTCCAGCCCTGGTAAGAGGAGGTAGTTGGAACATGACTGGATAGGGCTCTTACCAGCCTGCTTGAACTTCAGGGGTAGGTCAGCTTCAAAGTTCCCCCAGTGTGAGgggtgggcagagctggggggggtgAAGTGGCACAAATTGATCTCCAAAACCTGCTTGCAGCCTTATAGTGTGCTTCTAGTTTTACTAGTTgagatgtatttcttttctgttaatcTGCAGATCAGTGATTCagttcatgttttttgtttttttagatatCTGCACTAATGGATAAATTTGAGCATCAGTTTGAAACACTAGATGTTCAGACACAGCAGATGGAAGACACAATGAGCAACACTACTACGCTAACAACGCCACAGGtaagaagaagaattaaaaaaaaaagtgatcttaACAATTCCAGTTGTCTAAACTGTCTGCTTCTGTTCATTCTGCCTGTTTTGAGGCAGCAGGAACTGGAGCATTTTCACTTTGTGTTTATGATGAAGAGACGAGTTCAAGTTACAGTCCCAAGTGTAGATGATCACACGTATTTTACTCAATTTCACTTTTATCAGGCCTTATTTTATATTATGTATTGAAATCTTTAACCCTGCTAGTgaagaaacagcatttcagtATGTTCTTAGTAAACTTCTTACCCAGAAGATGCTTTAgcattatttaagaaaagcaaaatatatacTGCAAGAAAATCAAGTTCT
This window harbors:
- the LOC126913730 gene encoding charged multivesicular body protein 1b, encoding MEKHLFNLKFAAKELNRNSKKCDKEEKAEKAKIKKAIQKGNMEVARIHAENAIRQKNQAINFLRMSARVDAVAARVQTAVTMGKVTKSMAGVVKSMDATLKSMNLEKISALMDKFEHQFETLDVQTQQMEDTMSNTTTLTTPQNQVDMLLQEMADEAGLDLNMELPQGQTGSVGTSVASAEQDELSQRLARLRDQV